The Bacillota bacterium genome has a window encoding:
- a CDS encoding energy-coupling factor ABC transporter ATP-binding protein, translating into MKADRDTITTSTGVPRKPGARGDGDPIVRVNCIRHVYPDHTQVDLCGLDFTVSRGERVAVLGANGSGKSTLIYHLLGLLAPVEGQVAVFGENPAQAFRRIRHRVGVVLQNVDDQIIGPTVWDDVTFTIRNLNWPRADIEAAGNRILGRLGIAHLAKKIPHYLSGGEKRKVALAGALASRPELLIMDEPFTGLDPKAREELVDLLNQVHVEDGLSYIVSTHEVDFVPAIADYVYVLGSHGIVMSGTPRQVFAQAPALRASHIGLPAITELFERLQRAGWDVGTPLTAAEAEAELSPYRSSGS; encoded by the coding sequence ATGAAGGCCGACCGCGACACCATCACGACTTCAACTGGCGTGCCGCGCAAACCCGGGGCTCGGGGCGATGGAGACCCTATCGTGCGAGTAAACTGCATCCGGCATGTCTATCCCGACCACACCCAAGTGGACCTGTGCGGGCTGGACTTCACCGTCTCGCGCGGGGAGCGTGTCGCAGTCCTGGGCGCCAACGGGAGCGGGAAGTCCACTCTGATCTATCACCTACTGGGCCTCCTCGCGCCTGTGGAAGGGCAGGTCGCGGTCTTTGGTGAGAACCCCGCCCAGGCCTTCCGGCGCATACGCCACAGAGTTGGAGTCGTGCTCCAGAACGTGGATGACCAGATAATCGGCCCAACAGTCTGGGACGACGTGACATTCACCATACGCAACCTGAACTGGCCCCGGGCCGACATCGAGGCTGCGGGCAACCGTATCCTGGGGAGGCTTGGCATAGCCCACCTGGCCAAGAAGATCCCTCACTACCTGAGCGGCGGGGAAAAGCGGAAGGTAGCCCTTGCCGGGGCGCTCGCAAGCCGCCCTGAGCTCCTCATAATGGATGAGCCATTCACTGGACTGGACCCCAAGGCCCGGGAAGAACTGGTGGACCTTCTGAACCAGGTACACGTGGAGGACGGGTTGAGCTACATCGTCTCCACTCACGAGGTCGACTTCGTCCCTGCCATCGCAGATTACGTCTATGTGCTCGGGAGTCACGGGATCGTCATGTCGGGGACGCCCAGGCAGGTCTTCGCCCAGGCGCCCGCGCTACGTGCCTCTCACATAGGCCTGCCGGCCATCACTGAGCTGTTCGAGCGGCTTCAGAGGGCAGGATGGGATGTCGGCACGCCGCTCACCGCCGCCGAAGCCGAGGCCGAGCTCAGTCCGTATCGATCTTCGGGATCTTGA